One part of the Nocardioides zeae genome encodes these proteins:
- a CDS encoding alpha/beta hydrolase — protein sequence MGLGLGGLALAGLAGCADDGLPGGADDPPPPEATKLPGTDVMSPRRIAYGDDPSQWGDLYRPTAASDPDGAPSKGVVVVVHGGFWKAEYDASLGAPLALSLAENGWTALNLEYRRVGSGDGGGGGYPATFDDVAAGIDLLADVAELTDAERATVVTLGHSAGGHLAVWAAARGRFERWSPMRVPVTAAVSQAGVLDLTAGLSDANAAPNVLALMGGDAEADPAAYDAADPAQHLPLGVPVRCVHGTADTIVPLSQSRSYVAAATAVGDDATLTEVDGDHFIVIDPASEAWTRTLELLEALRSA from the coding sequence TTGGGCCTCGGGCTGGGCGGACTGGCCCTGGCAGGGCTCGCCGGCTGCGCCGACGACGGGTTGCCCGGCGGCGCCGACGACCCGCCGCCCCCGGAGGCCACGAAGCTGCCCGGGACCGACGTCATGAGCCCGCGGCGCATCGCCTACGGCGACGACCCGTCGCAGTGGGGCGACCTCTATCGTCCGACCGCTGCGTCGGACCCCGACGGCGCGCCCTCCAAGGGGGTGGTCGTGGTGGTGCACGGGGGCTTCTGGAAGGCGGAGTACGACGCGAGCCTCGGCGCCCCGCTCGCCCTCAGCCTCGCGGAGAACGGCTGGACGGCGCTCAACCTGGAGTACCGCCGCGTGGGCTCGGGCGACGGCGGGGGCGGGGGCTACCCCGCCACGTTCGACGACGTCGCCGCCGGGATCGACCTGCTGGCCGACGTCGCGGAGCTGACCGACGCCGAGCGCGCCACCGTCGTCACGCTCGGCCACTCCGCCGGCGGGCACCTCGCCGTCTGGGCCGCCGCCCGCGGGCGGTTCGAGCGCTGGTCGCCGATGCGGGTGCCGGTCACCGCCGCGGTCAGCCAGGCGGGGGTGCTCGACCTGACGGCCGGGCTCTCCGACGCGAACGCCGCCCCGAACGTCCTGGCCCTCATGGGCGGGGACGCCGAGGCCGACCCCGCGGCGTACGACGCGGCCGACCCCGCGCAGCACCTGCCCCTCGGCGTACCGGTGCGCTGCGTCCACGGGACCGCCGACACCATCGTGCCCCTGAGCCAGTCGCGGAGCTACGTGGCCGCGGCGACGGCCGTCGGCGACGACGCCACCCTGACGGAGGTCGACGGCGACCACTTCATCGTCATCGACCCCGCCTCGGAGGCGTGGACGCGCACGCTGGAGCTGCTCGAGGCGCTGCGCTCGGCGTAG